From Symphalangus syndactylus isolate Jambi chromosome X, NHGRI_mSymSyn1-v2.1_pri, whole genome shotgun sequence, the proteins below share one genomic window:
- the PBDC1 gene encoding protein PBDC1 isoform X1, protein MAATSGTDEPVSEELVSVAHALSLPAESYGNDPDIEMAWAMRAMQHAEVYYKLISSVDPQFLKLTKVDDQIYSEFRKNFETLRIDVLDPEELKSESAKEKWRPFCLKFNGIVEDFNYGTLLRLDCSQGYTEENTIFAPRIQFFAIEIARNREGYNKAVYISVQDKEGEKGVNNGGEKIADSGEEENTKNGGEKGADSGEEKEEGINREDKTDKGGKGKEADKEINKSGEKAM, encoded by the exons ATGGCGGCCACCAGTGGAACTGATGAACCG GTTTCCGAGGAGTTGGTGTCTGTGGCACATGCGCTTTCTCTCCCAGCAGAGTCGTATGGCAACGAT CCTGATATTGAGATGGCTTGGGCCATGAGAGCAATGCAGCATGCTGAAGTCTATTACAAG CTGATTTCATCAGTTGACCCACAGTTCCTGAAACTCACCAAAGTAGATGACCAAATTTACTCTGAGTTCCGGAAAAATTTTGAGACCCTTAGGATAGATGTATTGGACCCAGAAGAACTCAAGTCAGAATCAGCCAAAGAG AAGTGGAGGCCATTCTGCTTGAAGTTTAATGGGATTGTTGAAGACTTCAACTATGGTACTTTGCTGCGACTAGATTGTTCTCAGGGCTACACTGAGGAAAACACCATCTTTG CCCCCAGGATACAATTCTTTGCCATTGAAATTGCTCGGAACCGGGAAGGCTATAACAAAGCTGTTTATATCAGTGTTCAGgacaaagaaggagagaaaggagtcaACAATGGAGGAGAAAAAATTGCTGACAGTGGAGAAGAAGAGAACACCAAGAATGGAGGAGAGAAAGGAGCTGATagtggagaagaaaaagaggaaggaatcaACAGAGAAGACAAAACTGACaaaggaggaaaagggaaagaagctGACAAAGAAATCAACAAAAGTGGTGAAAAAGCTATGTAA
- the PBDC1 gene encoding protein PBDC1 isoform X2 gives MAATSGTDEPVSEELVSVAHALSLPAESYGNDPDIEMAWAMRAMQHAEVYYKLISSVDPQFLKLTKVDDQIYSEFRKNFETLRIDVLDPEELKSESAKEPPGYNSLPLKLLGTGKAITKLFISVFRTKKERKESTMEEKKLLTVEKKRTPRMEERKELIVEKKKRKESTEKTKLTKEEKGKKLTKKSTKVVKKLCKVYREQHSRSYDSIETTNGATCTDPFG, from the exons ATGGCGGCCACCAGTGGAACTGATGAACCG GTTTCCGAGGAGTTGGTGTCTGTGGCACATGCGCTTTCTCTCCCAGCAGAGTCGTATGGCAACGAT CCTGATATTGAGATGGCTTGGGCCATGAGAGCAATGCAGCATGCTGAAGTCTATTACAAG CTGATTTCATCAGTTGACCCACAGTTCCTGAAACTCACCAAAGTAGATGACCAAATTTACTCTGAGTTCCGGAAAAATTTTGAGACCCTTAGGATAGATGTATTGGACCCAGAAGAACTCAAGTCAGAATCAGCCAAAGAG CCCCCAGGATACAATTCTTTGCCATTGAAATTGCTCGGAACCGGGAAGGCTATAACAAAGCTGTTTATATCAGTGTTCAGgacaaagaaggagagaaaggagtcaACAATGGAGGAGAAAAAATTGCTGACAGTGGAGAAGAAGAGAACACCAAGAATGGAGGAGAGAAAGGAGCTGATagtggagaagaaaaagaggaaggaatcaACAGAGAAGACAAAACTGACaaaggaggaaaagggaaagaagctGACAAAGAAATCAACAAAAGTGGTGAAAAAGCTATGTAAGGTATACAGGGAACAGCACTCTAGAAGCTATGACTCAATTGAGACTACAAACGGTGCTACTTGCACAGACCCCTTTGGTTAA